A window of Brevibacterium ihuae contains these coding sequences:
- a CDS encoding inositol monophosphatase family protein produces MTTAVETRVPFRAPEPRTPAGTSAVLRDLALAAVAGANRAWSGHDRAGLVAEVAVGADGTPTYRIDAIVEEAIVEAARPHAVNLLSEELGFVDGGHAATVVIDPLDGSANAAAGVPLSCFSAALVVDGVAEEALSVWLETGHAVWVRSGEPVLYRTSGRTDLGSAAVDMLRPKVHAGGDSTAAWVRVSRAVSRVRVLSTSCLEAMLVAEGSIDGFLDPGSDTHRIVDLAAAMLFVPAAGGAVIDLHGRPLEFDTDLSRRWSGIVAATPQLAEALAEVALGEKALGETVVGGAD; encoded by the coding sequence ATGACGACGGCCGTGGAGACGCGCGTGCCGTTCCGGGCCCCGGAGCCGCGGACCCCGGCGGGCACCTCGGCGGTGCTGCGCGACCTCGCGCTCGCCGCGGTCGCCGGGGCCAACCGGGCGTGGTCGGGGCACGACCGCGCCGGGCTCGTCGCCGAGGTCGCCGTCGGCGCCGACGGCACGCCCACCTACCGGATCGACGCGATCGTCGAGGAGGCGATCGTCGAGGCCGCGCGCCCGCATGCGGTCAACCTCCTGAGCGAGGAGCTCGGATTCGTCGACGGCGGGCATGCGGCGACCGTCGTCATCGACCCCCTCGACGGCTCGGCGAACGCCGCCGCCGGGGTCCCGCTCTCGTGCTTCTCCGCCGCCCTCGTCGTCGACGGGGTGGCCGAGGAGGCGCTGAGCGTGTGGCTCGAGACCGGACACGCGGTATGGGTGCGGTCCGGCGAACCGGTGCTGTACCGGACGAGCGGGCGCACCGACCTCGGGTCCGCCGCGGTCGACATGCTCCGGCCCAAGGTCCACGCCGGCGGGGATTCGACCGCGGCGTGGGTGCGGGTGAGCCGGGCGGTGAGCCGCGTGCGCGTGCTCTCCACGTCGTGCCTCGAGGCGATGCTCGTCGCCGAGGGTTCGATCGACGGCTTCCTCGACCCCGGATCCGACACCCACCGGATCGTCGACCTCGCCGCCGCGATGCTCTTCGTCCCGGCGGCGGGCGGGGCGGTCATCGACCTCCACGGCCGGCCGCTCGAGTTCGACACCGATCTCAGCCGCCGCTGGTCGGGGATCGTCGCCGCGACCCCGCAGCTCGCCGAGGCCCTCGCCGAGGTCGCACTCGGTGAGAAGGCGCTCGGTGAGACAGTGGTCGGCGGGGCGGATTGA
- the glmS gene encoding glutamine--fructose-6-phosphate transaminase (isomerizing): protein MCGIVGFVSSSTPESAGHSALDVVMAGLTRLEYRGYDSAGVALVTGEGELVSAKKAGKLSALRDELEAHPLPAAMTGIGHTRWATHGGPTDRNAHPHLADGGKLALIHNGIIENFASLKAALREEGVEFESETDTEVAAHQLAKNYRAAGDLAQAMRDTARQLEGAFTLLAVHADLPGTVVAARRNSPLVIGLGEGENFLGSDVAAFIDYTRKAVEIGQDEVVTITPDSVLITDLDGTEVAGEPFEVDWDTAAAEKGGFDSFMDKEIHDQPQAVHDTLLGRMDASGKLVLDEMHVDESILKSIDKIVVIACGTAAYAGQVAKYAIEHWCRIPTEVELAHEFRYRDPVVNEKTLVVAVSQSGETMDTIMAVRHAREQGAKVIAICNTFGSTIPRESDAALYTHAGPEIAVASTKAFLSQVVACYLLGLYLAQLRGNKFADEVAAILSELQAIPDKISTVLERKQQVLDLARGQQDTKSVLFLGRHVGYPVAMEGALKLKELAYIHAEGFAAGELKHGPIALIDAGQLVFVVLPSQRGRDSLHAKVISNIQEVRARGANTVVIAEEGDEVAAEYASEVIFVPPTPTLLAPLLTTVPLQIFAMELATAKGLDVDQPRNLAKSVTVE from the coding sequence ATGTGCGGAATCGTCGGCTTCGTCTCCTCGTCCACCCCTGAGTCCGCGGGCCACAGCGCCCTCGATGTCGTCATGGCCGGTCTCACCCGGCTCGAGTACCGCGGGTACGACTCCGCCGGTGTCGCCCTCGTCACCGGGGAGGGCGAGCTCGTCAGCGCCAAGAAGGCCGGCAAGCTCAGCGCCCTGCGCGACGAGCTCGAGGCGCACCCGCTGCCCGCGGCGATGACCGGCATCGGCCACACCCGCTGGGCCACCCACGGCGGGCCCACCGACCGCAATGCGCACCCGCACCTCGCCGACGGCGGGAAGCTCGCGCTCATCCACAACGGCATCATCGAGAACTTCGCGTCCCTCAAGGCCGCGCTCCGCGAGGAGGGCGTCGAGTTCGAATCGGAGACCGACACCGAGGTCGCCGCGCACCAGCTCGCGAAGAACTACCGCGCCGCCGGCGACCTCGCCCAGGCGATGCGCGACACCGCGCGGCAGCTCGAGGGCGCCTTCACCCTGCTCGCCGTCCACGCCGACCTCCCCGGCACCGTGGTCGCCGCCCGCCGGAACTCCCCGCTCGTCATCGGACTCGGCGAGGGGGAGAACTTCCTCGGCTCCGACGTCGCCGCCTTCATCGACTACACCCGGAAGGCCGTCGAGATCGGCCAGGACGAGGTCGTCACGATCACCCCGGACTCCGTCCTCATCACCGACCTCGACGGCACCGAGGTCGCCGGCGAGCCCTTCGAGGTCGACTGGGACACCGCCGCCGCGGAGAAGGGCGGCTTCGACTCCTTCATGGACAAGGAGATCCACGACCAGCCGCAGGCCGTCCACGACACCCTGCTCGGCCGGATGGACGCCTCCGGGAAGCTCGTCCTCGACGAGATGCACGTCGACGAGTCGATCCTCAAATCGATCGACAAGATCGTCGTCATCGCGTGCGGCACCGCCGCCTACGCCGGCCAGGTCGCGAAGTACGCGATCGAGCACTGGTGCCGGATCCCCACCGAGGTCGAGCTCGCCCACGAGTTCCGCTACCGCGATCCGGTCGTCAACGAGAAGACCCTCGTCGTCGCGGTCTCCCAGTCCGGCGAGACCATGGACACGATCATGGCCGTGCGCCACGCCCGCGAGCAGGGGGCCAAGGTCATCGCGATCTGCAACACCTTCGGCTCGACGATCCCGCGCGAGTCCGACGCCGCCCTCTACACCCACGCCGGCCCGGAGATCGCCGTCGCCTCCACGAAGGCGTTCCTGTCGCAGGTCGTCGCGTGCTACCTCCTCGGCCTCTACCTCGCGCAGCTGCGCGGCAACAAGTTCGCCGACGAGGTCGCCGCGATCCTCTCCGAGCTCCAGGCGATCCCGGACAAGATCAGCACCGTCCTCGAGCGCAAGCAGCAGGTCCTCGACCTCGCCCGCGGCCAGCAGGATACGAAGTCGGTCCTGTTCCTCGGCCGCCACGTGGGCTACCCGGTCGCGATGGAGGGAGCGCTCAAGCTCAAGGAGCTCGCCTACATCCACGCCGAGGGATTCGCCGCCGGCGAGCTCAAGCACGGCCCGATCGCGCTCATCGACGCCGGACAGCTCGTGTTCGTCGTGCTGCCGAGCCAGCGGGGCCGCGACTCGCTCCACGCCAAGGTCATCTCGAACATCCAGGAGGTGCGGGCGCGCGGAGCGAACACCGTCGTCATCGCCGAGGAGGGCGACGAGGTCGCCGCCGAGTACGCCTCCGAGGTGATCTTCGTCCCGCCGACGCCCACGCTGCTCGCCCCGCTGCTCACCACGGTGCCGCTCCAGATCTTCGCGATGGAGCTCGCGACCGCCAAGGGCCTCGACGTCGACCAGCCGCGCAACCTCGCGAAGTCCGTCACCGTCGAGTGA
- a CDS encoding holo-ACP synthase yields the protein MGIIGIGLDLADVPRFAEHIERVPELLDRLLTPAEQLKKNGKRRTPESLAARFSAKEALVKALQLPQIIPWHEAEVVSAFSGAPSFRLSGWVLEHFRALGGERVHLSITHDGERTMTFVVVEGSGPALAPPPDQPPPLLPGSPEALAALAAAREKARASRDARRAQREAARRKHA from the coding sequence ATGGGCATCATCGGGATCGGACTCGACCTCGCCGACGTGCCGCGGTTCGCCGAGCATATCGAGCGCGTGCCCGAACTCCTCGACCGGCTCCTCACGCCCGCCGAGCAGCTCAAGAAGAACGGGAAGCGGCGGACCCCGGAGTCCCTCGCCGCGCGGTTCTCCGCGAAGGAGGCGCTCGTCAAGGCGCTCCAGCTGCCGCAGATCATCCCCTGGCACGAGGCCGAGGTCGTCTCCGCGTTCTCCGGCGCACCGAGCTTCCGGCTCTCCGGCTGGGTGCTCGAGCACTTCCGCGCCCTCGGCGGCGAGCGCGTCCACCTCTCCATCACCCATGACGGGGAGCGCACGATGACCTTCGTCGTCGTCGAGGGATCGGGCCCCGCCCTCGCGCCGCCGCCGGATCAGCCGCCGCCGCTGCTCCCGGGATCGCCCGAGGCGCTCGCCGCCCTCGCCGCCGCGCGGGAGAAGGCGCGGGCGAGCCGCGACGCCCGCCGCGCCCAGCGCGAGGCCGCCCGCCGCAAGCACGCCTGA
- a CDS encoding helix-turn-helix transcriptional regulator: MRRSAPREPQGRPSEQEEWEAELLRGWVDTHKRAMLTPVILALVRTRAPVAADALRPAVEEATGWTLTERGLYRTLKRLADQGLLTRTEAEAERTGAKTNLFALTGAGGRLLAAVIDDHTRLGRAFGL; encoded by the coding sequence GTGAGGCGATCGGCGCCGCGCGAACCGCAGGGCCGGCCGAGCGAGCAGGAGGAATGGGAGGCGGAGCTCCTGCGCGGCTGGGTCGACACCCACAAGCGGGCCATGCTCACCCCGGTGATCCTCGCCCTCGTCCGGACCCGGGCGCCGGTCGCGGCGGACGCGCTCCGGCCGGCGGTGGAGGAGGCGACGGGATGGACGCTCACCGAGCGCGGCCTCTACCGCACGCTCAAGCGCCTCGCCGACCAGGGCCTCCTCACCCGGACCGAGGCCGAGGCCGAGCGGACCGGGGCGAAGACGAATCTCTTCGCACTCACCGGGGCGGGAGGCCGACTCCTCGCCGCAGTCATCGACGACCACACGCGGCTCGGGAGGGCCTTCGGGCTCTGA
- a CDS encoding M20 metallopeptidase family protein codes for MTDTAPAASLPTHESAQALLPALQDLRRDLHRFPEIGLDLPQTQRRVEEALADLDVEVTRGTGLSSLTVVLRGGRRDESGAPAAVLLRGDMDALPVEEATGFGFASTNGAMHACGHDLHTTGLVGAVRLLHDIRDSLAGDVVFMFQPGEEGWDGAGRMIDEGVLEAAGVPVVAAYGVHVSADQDLGRLYSKPGSYMAAFSRMDVVIRGKGGHASRPHTTSDPIQTGAAIVGQLQEYVSRRFDVFDPIVVTVGQFTGGTAANVVPDTAALAVGVRTFSETTTTRAAAELPALVRDLAAAHGLGADVEYETVLPPTINDDAENAFYRETFAELFGEDRVELLDNPRAGSEDFSRILMAVPGSYGHLGAAMPGTVAEEQDSNHSPRARHSEDALADHALFLARLAAARLEKAARAGSRDERGGGSPATGRTDGGEAAE; via the coding sequence ATGACCGACACCGCACCCGCCGCATCCCTGCCCACGCACGAATCCGCGCAGGCGCTGCTCCCCGCTCTGCAGGATCTGCGCCGCGACCTCCACCGCTTCCCGGAGATCGGACTCGACCTGCCGCAGACCCAGCGCCGGGTCGAGGAGGCGCTCGCGGACCTCGACGTCGAAGTCACCCGCGGCACGGGCCTGAGCTCGCTCACCGTGGTCCTGCGCGGCGGGCGCCGGGACGAATCCGGCGCTCCGGCGGCGGTGCTGCTGCGCGGCGACATGGATGCCCTCCCCGTCGAGGAGGCGACCGGCTTCGGTTTCGCCTCGACGAACGGCGCGATGCACGCGTGCGGCCACGACCTCCACACCACCGGGCTCGTCGGCGCGGTCCGGCTCCTCCACGACATCCGTGACTCCCTCGCCGGGGACGTCGTCTTCATGTTCCAGCCGGGCGAGGAGGGCTGGGACGGCGCCGGGAGGATGATCGACGAAGGCGTGCTCGAAGCCGCCGGCGTCCCCGTCGTCGCCGCCTACGGGGTCCACGTCTCCGCGGATCAGGACCTCGGACGGCTGTACTCGAAGCCGGGCTCCTACATGGCGGCGTTCAGCCGGATGGACGTCGTCATCCGCGGCAAGGGCGGCCACGCCTCGCGCCCGCACACCACCTCCGACCCGATCCAGACCGGGGCCGCGATCGTCGGACAGCTCCAGGAGTACGTGTCGCGCCGCTTCGACGTGTTCGATCCGATCGTCGTCACCGTCGGACAGTTCACCGGCGGGACCGCCGCGAACGTCGTCCCCGACACCGCGGCGCTCGCCGTCGGCGTGCGGACCTTCTCGGAGACGACGACCACCCGGGCCGCCGCGGAGCTCCCGGCGCTCGTCCGCGACCTCGCCGCCGCCCACGGGCTCGGCGCCGACGTCGAGTACGAGACCGTGCTGCCCCCGACGATCAACGACGACGCGGAGAACGCGTTCTACCGGGAGACCTTCGCCGAACTCTTCGGCGAGGACCGGGTGGAGCTGCTCGACAACCCGCGCGCCGGGTCCGAGGACTTCTCCCGCATCCTCATGGCCGTCCCCGGCTCGTACGGGCACCTGGGCGCCGCGATGCCCGGCACGGTGGCCGAGGAGCAGGACTCCAACCATTCCCCGCGCGCCCGCCACAGCGAGGACGCCCTGGCCGACCACGCGCTCTTCCTCGCCCGCCTCGCCGCCGCCCGCCTCGAAAAGGCGGCTCGCGCGGGCTCCCGGGATGAGCGCGGGGGCGGGTCCCCGGCAACCGGTCGGACGGACGGCGGGGAGGCCGCGGAATGA
- a CDS encoding NAD(P)H-hydrate epimerase, which translates to MKRGYSAAAIRAAEAPLLDAGRGLALMRTAAAGLAAECRSILREARGGVSGARVVVLAGAGNNGGDALFAGADLRRRGAHVTVVDVLGRLHAEGRAALESAGGAIEELDAGSAQLAARADLVVDGILGTGASGALREPISSLIADWQSAVRAAGSARAHGGPVQRVVAVDVPTGVDATTGACGPVHVRADRTVTFGGHKAGLLLPGGADAAGEVVLVDIGLDLSGFVPAVEAPEPADLPDAWPHPERDMHKYTRGVLGLVAGSRRYPGAGLLTTAAAVSTGLGMVRLLAPDAVTGPVLERFPEVVADPGRVQAWALGSGAPDTLLMRRALIEAENRSLPVVIDAAGLGLLDRPLETTCVVTPHAGELVDLLGRFTTGVPTRAEVEADPVTHAVRAAGALEGVVVLKGSRTIIARPDGTVVAPPPGPASLATAGSGDVLTGVLGALLATSTGGPDERRPGADIALLAGLAVTVHGLAGRRSTHAGGLPSAVEDIVLGLPQRSAGSPVTAVDPAPGGRR; encoded by the coding sequence ATGAAGCGCGGGTACTCCGCCGCAGCGATCCGCGCCGCCGAGGCCCCGCTCCTCGACGCGGGACGCGGCCTCGCACTCATGCGCACCGCAGCCGCCGGCCTCGCCGCGGAGTGCCGCAGCATCCTCCGCGAGGCCCGCGGAGGGGTGAGCGGCGCCCGCGTCGTCGTCCTCGCCGGCGCCGGCAACAACGGCGGGGACGCGCTCTTCGCCGGCGCGGATCTCCGCCGGCGCGGAGCCCACGTCACCGTCGTCGACGTGCTCGGCCGCCTCCATGCGGAGGGCCGTGCGGCACTCGAGTCCGCCGGCGGTGCGATCGAGGAGCTCGACGCCGGTTCCGCTCAGCTCGCCGCCCGGGCCGACCTCGTCGTCGACGGGATCCTCGGCACCGGTGCGAGCGGAGCACTCCGCGAGCCGATCTCCTCCCTCATCGCCGACTGGCAGTCCGCCGTCCGGGCCGCAGGCTCGGCGCGGGCCCACGGCGGGCCGGTCCAGCGGGTCGTCGCCGTCGACGTCCCCACCGGGGTGGACGCCACGACCGGCGCGTGCGGACCCGTCCATGTGCGCGCGGACCGCACCGTGACCTTCGGCGGGCACAAGGCTGGACTCCTCCTGCCGGGCGGCGCGGATGCCGCGGGAGAGGTCGTGCTCGTCGACATCGGCCTCGACCTCTCCGGGTTCGTCCCCGCCGTCGAGGCGCCCGAACCGGCCGACCTCCCGGACGCCTGGCCGCACCCGGAGCGGGACATGCACAAGTACACGCGCGGCGTGCTCGGGCTCGTCGCCGGGTCCCGCCGCTATCCGGGCGCCGGCCTCCTCACCACCGCCGCCGCGGTGTCGACGGGGCTCGGCATGGTCCGCCTGCTCGCGCCGGATGCGGTCACCGGACCGGTCCTCGAGCGGTTCCCCGAGGTCGTCGCCGATCCGGGCCGCGTGCAGGCCTGGGCGCTGGGCTCCGGCGCGCCGGACACGCTGCTCATGCGGCGCGCCCTCATCGAGGCGGAGAACCGTTCGCTGCCGGTGGTCATCGACGCCGCCGGCCTCGGCCTCCTCGACCGTCCGCTCGAGACCACCTGCGTGGTCACCCCGCACGCCGGGGAGCTCGTCGACCTGCTCGGCCGCTTCACCACCGGGGTGCCCACCCGCGCGGAGGTCGAGGCGGACCCGGTGACCCATGCGGTGCGCGCCGCCGGGGCGCTCGAAGGCGTCGTCGTCCTCAAGGGCTCCCGGACGATCATCGCCCGGCCCGACGGCACCGTCGTCGCACCCCCGCCCGGCCCGGCGTCGCTCGCCACAGCCGGTTCCGGGGACGTCCTCACCGGCGTGCTCGGCGCCCTCCTCGCCACCTCGACGGGCGGACCGGACGAGCGCCGCCCGGGCGCCGACATCGCGCTGCTCGCCGGACTCGCCGTCACCGTCCACGGACTCGCCGGACGCCGCAGCACCCACGCCGGCGGGCTGCCGTCCGCGGTCGAGGACATCGTGCTCGGACTGCCGCAGCGGTCAGCGGGCTCCCCGGTGACGGCGGTCGATCCGGCTCCGGGCGGCCGCCGGTGA
- the alr gene encoding alanine racemase, producing the protein MNPSALPPVTAFPGTIVQARIDSAAITDNARAIAARIAPATLLSVVKADAYGHGLATAVHACRAAGVVDFGVATVPEALQLVALLGDDPDLRAERILCWLYDAAADLSGCARAGVELGVSTAGALDQVVRAAQTAGRAVRIHLKVDTGLGRNGFTPPDLTAFLPELARTAERAPGAVEVVGLMTHFANADAVGDPATDEQLAVLDTARSALVRTLEATGGALGDPAALLVHAANSPAALSLDPVPGDLARVGLSTYGLSPFAGTTAAELGLRPAMRLVSRVLAVKEVPAGHGASYGLTYRCAAPTRFALVAGGYADGIPRAASNRAEVAIGGVRYPVVGKIAMDQMILDLGPGGDGAAPVAAGDEVVIIGDGVTGPSAEEWAAWSDTVNYEIVTRIGARVARVVCDES; encoded by the coding sequence GTGAACCCGTCCGCGCTCCCGCCGGTCACCGCGTTCCCCGGCACCATCGTCCAGGCGCGCATCGACTCCGCGGCGATCACCGATAATGCGCGCGCGATCGCGGCGCGCATCGCTCCGGCTACGCTGCTCAGCGTCGTCAAGGCCGACGCCTACGGCCACGGCCTCGCCACCGCGGTGCACGCCTGCCGCGCCGCCGGGGTCGTCGACTTCGGGGTCGCCACGGTGCCCGAGGCGCTCCAGCTCGTCGCGCTGCTCGGAGACGATCCGGACCTCCGGGCCGAACGCATCCTCTGCTGGCTCTACGATGCCGCCGCCGACCTCAGCGGCTGCGCGCGCGCCGGGGTCGAGCTCGGAGTGTCCACCGCGGGCGCGCTCGACCAGGTCGTGCGCGCGGCGCAGACGGCCGGCCGCGCGGTGCGGATCCATCTCAAGGTCGACACCGGGCTCGGCCGCAACGGCTTCACCCCGCCGGACCTCACCGCCTTCCTGCCGGAGCTCGCCCGGACAGCCGAGCGCGCACCGGGCGCGGTCGAGGTCGTCGGCCTCATGACCCACTTCGCGAATGCCGACGCCGTCGGCGATCCCGCCACGGACGAGCAGCTCGCGGTCCTCGACACCGCCCGCAGCGCGCTCGTCCGGACGCTCGAGGCGACCGGGGGAGCGCTCGGTGATCCCGCGGCCCTGCTCGTCCACGCCGCGAACTCCCCGGCGGCGCTGTCCCTCGACCCCGTCCCGGGCGACCTCGCCCGCGTCGGCCTGAGCACCTACGGGCTCAGCCCCTTCGCCGGGACGACTGCGGCCGAGCTCGGGCTCCGGCCGGCGATGCGCCTCGTGTCCCGCGTGCTCGCGGTCAAGGAGGTGCCCGCCGGTCACGGTGCGAGCTACGGGCTCACCTACCGGTGTGCCGCCCCCACCCGGTTCGCCCTCGTCGCCGGCGGGTACGCCGACGGCATCCCGCGCGCGGCCTCGAACCGTGCGGAGGTGGCGATCGGCGGCGTCCGGTACCCCGTGGTCGGGAAGATCGCTATGGACCAGATGATCCTCGACCTCGGCCCCGGCGGCGACGGCGCCGCGCCCGTGGCGGCAGGCGACGAGGTCGTCATCATCGGCGACGGCGTCACCGGCCCGAGCGCCGAGGAATGGGCGGCCTGGTCGGACACCGTCAACTACGAGATCGTCACGCGGATCGGCGCCCGCGTCGCCCGGGTGGTGTGCGATGAGAGCTGA
- the tsaE gene encoding tRNA (adenosine(37)-N6)-threonylcarbamoyltransferase complex ATPase subunit type 1 TsaE, translating into MRAELRPAGRAELAAFAGRLAAVLRPGDVIILTGDLGAGKTTFTQFLARGLGVRGRVSSPTFVIAREHAPRGDGPGLIHVDAYRLDDAAEFDDLDLAADGAESVTVVEWGHGIAEELSPDRLEITLLRAFEEGGADPGVAEDDESRLLVLETTGEGWDARLETVTDADRPGDPFGTHGHPEHGERPARGDRSGPLDHPGPAPRAAHPEEDG; encoded by the coding sequence ATGAGAGCTGAGCTGCGCCCCGCCGGGCGTGCGGAGCTCGCGGCGTTCGCCGGCCGGCTCGCCGCAGTGCTGCGGCCCGGCGACGTCATCATCCTCACCGGTGATCTGGGGGCGGGGAAGACGACCTTCACGCAGTTCCTCGCCCGCGGCCTCGGCGTGCGCGGTCGCGTGTCCTCGCCGACCTTCGTCATCGCCCGCGAGCACGCCCCGCGCGGGGACGGCCCCGGGCTCATCCACGTCGACGCCTACCGGCTCGATGACGCCGCGGAGTTCGACGACCTCGACCTCGCCGCGGACGGCGCCGAGTCCGTCACCGTCGTCGAATGGGGTCACGGCATCGCCGAGGAGCTGTCCCCCGACCGGCTCGAGATCACCCTGCTGCGGGCCTTCGAGGAGGGCGGGGCGGACCCGGGCGTCGCCGAGGACGACGAGAGCCGCCTGCTCGTCCTCGAGACCACCGGCGAGGGATGGGACGCCCGCCTCGAGACCGTCACGGACGCGGACCGTCCCGGCGATCCCTTCGGCACCCACGGCCACCCCGAACACGGAGAGCGTCCCGCACGCGGCGACCGCTCCGGTCCGCTCGACCATCCCGGCCCCGCACCGCGGGCCGCGCACCCGGAGGAGGACGGATGA
- the tsaB gene encoding tRNA (adenosine(37)-N6)-threonylcarbamoyltransferase complex dimerization subunit type 1 TsaB, with translation MIILALDTSAAASAALVDADTEEVLAERTVFSARKHAELLGPAIRELLAGGPAPHRVIVGVGPGPFTGLRAGIATGIGFALGAGVPVDGLPSHDALALRALRGAADAGAASAAGPGLLVATDARRKEVYWTRYSGLDDRGVPVVVSGPAVDRPSEVPVAGPGAEGAHAGSGGTELRYGRGFALYPDALGALTGTEPADLEPTAGDLGIVAARLLAAGRPLLPTAPLYLREPDARPPAERTTSLR, from the coding sequence ATGATCATCCTCGCACTCGACACCTCGGCCGCGGCGAGCGCCGCGCTCGTCGATGCGGACACCGAGGAGGTGCTCGCCGAACGGACGGTGTTCTCCGCCCGGAAGCACGCCGAGCTCCTCGGACCCGCGATCCGCGAGCTCCTCGCCGGAGGGCCCGCCCCGCACCGCGTGATCGTCGGCGTCGGACCGGGGCCGTTCACCGGGCTGCGCGCCGGCATCGCGACCGGGATCGGCTTCGCGCTCGGGGCCGGAGTCCCGGTCGATGGCCTGCCGAGCCATGACGCCCTCGCCCTGCGCGCACTCCGCGGCGCGGCGGACGCCGGCGCGGCGAGCGCTGCCGGCCCGGGGCTTCTCGTCGCCACGGATGCGCGGCGCAAGGAGGTCTACTGGACGCGCTACTCCGGGCTCGACGACCGCGGCGTTCCCGTCGTCGTCTCCGGCCCGGCGGTCGACCGGCCGAGCGAGGTCCCCGTGGCCGGGCCGGGTGCCGAGGGGGCTCACGCGGGTTCCGGCGGCACGGAGCTCCGGTACGGCCGCGGGTTCGCGCTCTACCCCGATGCCCTCGGCGCGCTCACCGGCACCGAGCCCGCCGACCTCGAACCGACCGCGGGCGACCTGGGGATCGTCGCCGCGCGCCTCCTCGCCGCCGGCCGGCCCCTCCTGCCCACCGCGCCGCTCTACCTCCGCGAACCCGACGCCCGGCCGCCCGCCGAGCGGACCACGAGTCTGCGCTGA
- a CDS encoding GNAT family N-acetyltransferase has product MSDDDAAPATRADASGLGIRRLRWWDVPAVAALDSAVFGADAWTAEFYWAALAAPGQSFVVIDADPGPDDGADDPGARAGIDPAGSDTGRGSGPARPGDPAAPDPADTVLGFAGLGVSGPQADVLTLASHPRARGRGIGQALLGHLLGSARAAGCEAIHLDVRSDNHVALGLYTAHGFTEIGRRTGYYTGADAVVMRAFL; this is encoded by the coding sequence ATGTCAGACGACGACGCGGCGCCGGCGACCCGCGCGGATGCGAGCGGGCTCGGCATCCGGCGCCTGCGCTGGTGGGACGTCCCTGCCGTGGCCGCGCTCGACTCCGCGGTGTTCGGCGCCGACGCGTGGACCGCGGAGTTCTACTGGGCCGCGCTCGCCGCACCCGGGCAGTCCTTCGTCGTCATCGACGCCGACCCCGGACCGGATGACGGCGCGGACGACCCGGGCGCGCGCGCAGGCATCGACCCTGCAGGCTCCGACACCGGACGCGGCTCCGGCCCTGCGCGGCCCGGCGACCCCGCCGCCCCCGACCCCGCCGACACTGTCCTCGGCTTCGCCGGGCTCGGCGTCTCCGGCCCCCAGGCCGACGTGCTCACCCTCGCCTCCCATCCACGGGCGCGCGGGAGGGGGATCGGCCAGGCGCTCCTCGGCCACCTCCTCGGCTCCGCACGCGCCGCCGGGTGCGAGGCCATCCACCTCGACGTCCGGAGCGACAACCACGTCGCACTCGGCCTCTACACCGCGCACGGCTTCACCGAGATCGGGCGCCGCACCGGCTACTACACGGGAGCCGACGCCGTCGTCATGCGCGCGTTCCTGTGA